A single genomic interval of Oryza sativa Japonica Group chromosome 7, ASM3414082v1 harbors:
- the LOC9272104 gene encoding anaphase-promoting complex subunit 11, which translates to MKVKILQWHGVASWTWNAQDETCGICRMAFDGCCPDCKFPGDDCPLIWGSCNHAFHLHCILKWVNSQTSTPLCPMCRREWQFKG; encoded by the coding sequence ATGAAGGTCAAGATTCTTCAGTGGCATGGGGTGGCTTCTTGGACATGGAACGCCCAGGATGAAACATGCGGCATATGCAGGATGGCATTTGACGGCTGCTGCCCTGATTGTAAGTTCCCTGGCGACGATTGTCCGCTCATCTGGGGTTCCTGCAACCACGCCTTCCATCTTCACTGCATACTCAAGTGGGTCAATTCTCAGACATCTACGCCACTTTGCCCAATGTGCCGTAGGGAGTGGCAATTCAAGGGCTAA
- the LOC4343009 gene encoding type III polyketide synthase B gives MVSTNAGGIASKQASSMAPNPGKATILALGHAFPQQLVMQDYVVDGFMRNTNCDDPELKEKLTRLCKTTTVKTRYVVMSEEILKSYPELAQEGQPTMKQRLDISNKAVTQMATEASLACVRSWGGALSEITHLVYVSSSEARFPGGDLHLARALGLSPDVRRVMLAFTGCSGGVAGLRVAKGLAESCPGARVLLATSETTIVGFRPPSPDRPYDLVGVALFGDGAGAAVVGADPTPVERPLFELHSALQRFLPDTDKTIDGRLTEEGIKFQLGRELPHIIEANVEAFCQKLMQEHPQAADKLTYGDMFWAVHPGGPAILTKMEGRLGLDGGKLRASRSALRDFGNASSNTIVYVLENMVEETRQRREEAAEEEDCEWGLILAFGPGITFEGILARNLQARARARD, from the exons ATGGTGAGCACCAATGCCGGCGGTATTGCGAGCAAGCAGGCGTCGTCCATGGCCCCCAACCCGGGCAAGGCCACGATCCTCGCCCTCGGCCACGCCTTCCCGCAGCAGCTGGTCATGCAGGACTACGTCGTCGACGGCTTCATGAGGAACACCAACTGCGACGACCCGGAGCTCAAGGAGAAGCTCACCAGACTCT GCAAGACGACGACGGTGAAGACGAGGTACGTGGTGATGTCGGAGGAGATCCTCAAGAGCTACCCGGAGCTGGCGCAGGAGGGCCAGCCGACGATGAAGCAGCGGCTGGACATCTCCAACAAGGCGGTGACGCAGATGGCGACGGAGGCGTCGCTCGCCTGCGTCCGCTCCTGGGGCGGCGCGCTCTCGGAGATCACCCACCTTGTCTACGTCTCCTCCAGCGAGGCGCGGTTCCCCGGCGGAGACCTCCACCTGGCGCGCGCGCTGGGCCTCAGCCCGGACGTCCGCCGCGTCATGCTGGCGTTCACCGGCTGCTCGGGCGGCGTCGCGGGCCTCCGCGTCGCCAAGGGCCTCGCCGAGAGCTGCCCGGGTGCGCGCGTCCTCCTCGCCACCTCCGAGACCACCATCGTCGGGTTCCGCCCGCCCAGCCCCGACCGCCCCTAcgacctcgtcggcgtcgccctcttcggcgacggcgccggcgcggccgtgGTCGGCGCCGACCCGACACCGGTGGAGCGCCCGCTGTTCGAGCTCCACTCGGCGCTGCAGCGGTTCCTCCCCGACACCGACAAGACCATCGACGGGCGGCTGACGGAGGAGGGCATCAAGTTCCAGCTCGGCCGCGAACTCCCCCACATCATCGAGGCCAACGTGGAGGCCTTCTGCCAGAAGCTGATGCAGGAGCACCCTCAGGCGGCGGACAAGCTCACCTACGGCGACATGTTCTGGGCGGTGCACCCCGGCGGGCCGGCGATCCTGACCAAGATGGAGGGCAGGCTGGGGCTGGACGGCGGGAAGCTCCGCGCCAGCCGGAGCGCGCTCCGGGACTTCGGGAACGCGAGCAGCAACACCATCGTGTACGTGCTGGAGAACATGGTGGAGGAGACCCggcagaggagggaggaggcggcggaagaggaggaTTGCGAGTGGGGGCTCATACTGGCGTTCGGGCCGGGGATCACGTTCGAGGGGATCCTGGCCAGAAATCTgcaggcgcgcgcgcgcgcgcgcgactga